The sequence CCAGCCGTCGACGTTGGTCCGCTGGTGTTCGTCGCGTCTCCTGGCACCGCCGGGAGGGCGGCTGACGCCGGAGGGCGGGTTCGTGGTGGTGCCACGTCCCGCCGATGGTTGTGTCCTCTCGCGCTCGTCGAGCTGGTGACGAAGGGCGGCACGGGTGGGGAACCTGGGTTGTCGGCATTCGAGCGGTTGCCGGAGGCTTCCCCCACCCGTGTAGGTGTGCGAATCCGGGCCATCGTGGACGGCAGTGAAGCCGTGCTGGGCCGCTCAGTGGATTCGGAGAACCGGCGCAGCGGCCGGTGCGATCGAGAGCCGGCGGGCCGTGACCCGCATCAGCGGCAGGAAGGCCGCTCGGCATCTCCGAAGTCGAGTCCAGCGATCCGGCAGGAAGGTCGCGCTGGCGTGCTCGACGAGCGCCACAGTAGCACCGCGTGCCGACACGTCAACCCGCCGTGAAACTGCTGTCGAACCAACGCGGTTGCAGGCTCGGTTGGGCGCTGCCTACAGGGCAATGCGATTGTCGACCAATCGCTGTGCCGGACCGTTGTACTCGGTGAGACCGAAGCGGCGATGCCCATCGGTGGGATGCACGGTGACGGTGACAGTGCTCCCGTCTTCGAATCGCAGCGTGAAGACGGGATCGAGGTCGCACAGGAACGCAAACGCTTCGCGGTCCTCTTCGATGTCGCTGATCAAGCGGCCGTCGGCCTCCCAGCCGGCGGTGGCGGCGGCAATCACGACGGCCACCTCGACGCTGCCAAGCAGGGTGGATGAGTTCGCCCACCAGTCCAGCCAGCACCGACCCTCGAAGCGGTCCATGGCGTCATCCTTTCAGGGCGGGGCCCGGCTGGCCGCCGATCGAGTGGGAGAACTTTCCTTACATCGATCAAGGCGGCCCGCAACGGGCCGCACGCGCCGCCGCCTGGGCGCGCGTCCGTCGCTCCGCTGACGCTCCGACTCCGGCCACGCAACACGCCCGGCGGCTGGCGCCGAAGCGGGGAAGCCCAAGGGGCCGCCGCAGCGCGACAGGCCGTTGACCGGTGAGATGTCGGCCGGCAGCCGGCCGGGCCACGCGGCCACGAGCCCGCGCGGCGTTGGGCAGCGCACGCCGGCCGCGTCGGCGAGCTAACGGTGATTGCGGGGTTGCTGCTACTGCGCCTCCGGCGGGGCGCTCGGGCTCCGAGATGGTTGCAACCCGTCGGCGGGTAGCGGTCCGTGGGCGGTTGCGGTGGGAGCCATCCCGCCCACCGACGACCCGGACAAGCCGAGCAGCCCGCCGCCCGACCCGCCAGCGTCCGACCGTGCGTCAAGGCCGTCTTGACATGGCGGGCCGGGCGGCGGCCCGCTCCCCAGGAGGGCGGGTCGACGGCAGACGGGATGGCGCGAAATGGTGTCGGGCAGGCTTGATCTCGCTGAAACGCCGGTGACACCGGTGGAAGCTGGAAGGGGCACGCAGGACTAACCGTCTCCCGAACTGCTGCGAATGCCGCCCTGCACGTATTCAAGTTGCTCTTCAATGTCTGCCAACTGGGCGCTCAAGTGTACTAGCCGTCTGTCCATTTCCTCAATCTCGGATTCCAGGTCTTGTCGCTCGAAGAACAGCTTGTTTAGCTCATTAGGGGTGAGCGCTTCATCGAATTGCACGATTAATTGCACTAGCCGCGCGCGACTTTCCGAGATCTTTTTGTGGAGGTAAAACTGTTCTGCCTGAAGGAAATCTCGCTTGTCGGCTAGGTGGCGGCGCCTGAACCTGAGCTTGACTGGCTTCTCTAGCTGTGATTCATCCGTAGGAAGTTCGCCGGCCTGCCGGATTGTTTCCGCGCTTACATTGGCATCCAGGTACGCCTTAGCGTGGTATAGAAGACTCTGGGTGTTCATCATTACTAGCTGGACACCGCACACACGATTCGCTTCCTCTACTAGCTCTGGGCGCGCCCCGATGATCTTGCCCTTTACCTTGAGATACCAGTCCTCTTTCTGGTCGCCCGTGACCAGCACGAGATATTGCGGCGCTTTCTTTTTGGCCTCGTCTAACGTCTGGCGCCATACGAAGTAGTCACCATGTTTGGTGGGCTTATCCCCGTCCTTGAATCCCGGCGGGACTTGTTCCTTTATTCGCCGCTCGGCTTCTTCCATCGCGTCGTCCCTGGCTGGCGCATCGAAATCGTCACCGACGTGGTCGGAAATGATCTGCTGCAATCTCGTCAGGATCGGGTCTTCGTTCTCGCCGTCCGTTGGGGCGTGATCGTTGCTCAAGCGCCTGACAGATGCCTGTAGTGGCGCGAACACCCCGGACAGTTGCGCTAGCAGTTCATCGCGCTCGGCGTCGATGAGGGCTGCTCGGTTGGAGAGGCTTTTGATCTTATTTTCTAGGTCTGCTCCAACCGTTGCGTCATGCGCGGCGATTGCATTGAGGACCGCATCATACGTTGCGCGTCGATCCGCCATCACCTCAAGTCGGTTCCTATGAAATTCAAGTCCGACCTGGTGGGGCACCCATAGGCGCTCTTTCAAACCCTCAAGCGTGGAAAGCAGTTCTTCTCGTGCTTTAGGTGCGAACCTATAGGCTGATAGCAGGACGTTGGTGTCGAGGACCACCATGCCGCCCGTAAGCGCCTCGCGAAGCGTCTGGTCTGACGGGGCGAGGAAATGCGTGAAGCCCGTGCTGAAGCCTTTTGTCACCTTTTGCTCCGTATATGTCCAGGGCAATGCTCTAACCGCTGAAAGACGAGGGTAAGGGCCGGCGGGTCAGCTTGCTGTCCTGCCCCGCCCCGGGGCCTACAGGGTTTGGTTTTCGAGAAGTGCTTGATGGCCCAGACTTCGGTTCAGGCGGCATAGCGGGCAGTCATCCAAGGGCTTGGAGGGTGGCCGTCTTCGGCGGTGTGGGGCACACACGGGGCACAAGACACCATCAAAAGTCGTCAACCAGCCACCAACGTTGGCAGCCCGAAACGCCGTGTGGGCAGGCGTCGGGCGCTGTTCTGGCTGGTGGCGGGACAGCGGCTCTAAGTTCCGCTTCAACTCCACGACGTAGCCTGTCGTCGTGCTGGTCAAGGTGATGGACGACTACGGATGCTGGCCCCTGTGGGTTCGTGACGAGGCCAGCGGCGTCTACGAGCCACGCGATCCTGCCACCCTCGGGGTCTCCGCCGGCCTCGTGGGGAGACTGTCGGCCTGGCAGCAGTGGTCGGAATCCATGGTCAACATCGCCGATCCAGGCGACAGCAGAGCAGTCGGGGCAGATGAGGACGCGGCCTTCGTCGCCGAGGGGCGTCTGCTGGCGGCGCGTGTTGCGGAAGAACTACCGCATGCGGTGGTTTGGTACTACGACGACAGCAGCGCCGACACCGCCGGGTCGGACTGAGCACGGCCCCGGGGTGCGGACATCGACAGCAACGGCGACAGCAACAGGCCCGGACGAGGACGGTCAGCAGCCGCCGGGCGCGGACAGTCGCCCGAGCTCACGGATGCGGACGGACACGTCCAGACGAAGCGCCTAGAACTTGTAAGCGAGATGTCGCGGGCGTGGCGGCCGGCTCTGCGAGAGATCTACTCAGCGACGAAGACGCCAACGCCGGGTAGCGTTTCGGTCATCCCTTTGATCCGTAGTACCTGCATGGCACGGTCGATTACCGGCTCGGTGACCCCGTAGTGCTCGATCAGCTCTCGCCGGCTGGGCAGCTTGGAGCCGGGCTGGAACTCGCCTGACGCGATGCGTTCGGCGAGGTCGTCGGCAATCTGCTCGTAGCGGTAACGCGGTGGCACGTGGTTCTCCTCGGTTGGCAACACGAGTAGACCACCTACGTCAGCCCTTGACTACCCAACGGTACCTATGGGAGGTTGCCGAGGAGGTCGATTCCCTCGGTTGGCGCTGTGGGCCGTCCTCGCCGGCGTGGATGTTCGGCGTGTCCCCCGCGTTCGGGCATCCACGCCTCCAGATTGCTCTGGCACAAGGAGACGGCAGTGCTCCCTTCGGCAAGGACAGGGGCAGACCCTGGCGCGAGCGGGCGACGCGAGCCAGTGGAGCGAGTTTCGTACGACGAATACGTGCTGGCGGTGGCGCTGACTCTCGCTCGCCGTCATCGTCCAGTCTGGTCCTGGCGACACTGGCGGCGTATCTGCCGCTGCGGAGGCGAGCTGCCATGCCGAAGTCGCCATCGCATCCCGATTAACCGCGGCCACTGGCCGAGCCAGGATGGCCCGCAGTGACGACTCACCACCCGATCAAGCCGGCCTGGACGTGCGGCGGCTGTGCGGGGGATTGGCCATGCCCGACCCGGTGCCAAGAGCTGCGAGCCGAGTACGACCGAGCCCCGGTGTCACTGGCCCTCTACTTGGCTGCCCAACTCGTCGACGCCGCCCAAGACCTGGCCCACGTTCCCGCCGGTCACCTGCATTACCGCTTCCTCGGCTGGACCCGATGAGCATCCTGCGACGCGGTGACGAGAAGTTCCACTACAGCGACGGCTCCCATAAGTGGATCGCACCGGACCCGGACTACGACCAGGAGGTCTGGGACGAGCAGGTCCGCCAACACAAGCATGGACACCTGAGAAACGTGCACCCGAAGGTGCGGGTCCAACGCCTAGTCTGATGCCAGCAGTACAGCAGCGAAGTACAGCAACGGTGCCGGTCGAACCGAGCCGAGAAGCGCGCGAGCAGGCCGTCTGACCTCGCATCAAGCCGGATCCGACCCGCTTGCCGAGAGTTCACACCGAAAGTGGTCAGGGCTCGGTGCTCCTAGCATTGCTTGTGGTCCGCGGTCGCGGGTCGCTGGTCGTCACACTGACAGGTCCTCTATACATCGATGTCCGGTCGGGTACTCCCGCTGTGCCGGACCAGTAGCTGGTCCCGTTAACCGAGACAGCGATCCCACTCGCGACGCCGTGAACAGCGCATTCTCTGTGCTGACCTCTTCGGCGAATCCGAAGGTGTCAACACGGGCGGCTCGCCGCGCGTCGGCGCGGCTGGGATCACACTGGTCAAGCGCCAGTCTTCTGGTCGAACGGCAGGCCCTGTCCCTCCCGACCGACGACGAGGGTTCCTCCGGTTCTCTTCGCGACAGTCGGAGCGGCGACCGAACGGGCGGTCGGCCTCATGGCGCGACCCGCGCCGCCGCGGTCATCGGGGCGAGTGGGCTCTGGCCGGAGCCGACGGGCATTGTCCGAGGTGGCAGGCAGCCAACGAACCAGTGCCGCCAGTCCCCTAAGACGAGGAGTAGGCCGCCCAGCTCGCGGGCCTGACGAGCGGCGGTCCGGGAGACGACGGATACTCGCCTGATGACTGGACCGGAACTCGACCCCGAACAATATCCGCCCATCGACCCGCGCGAACCGGTGCCCGACGACGCGGGCCTCCTTCTGCCGGGCGCGGCGGACGAACTGCCCGAAGCCCCAGCTGAACCGATGCCGGACGATGGTGGCAACGCCGGCGGCGTACGCGAGCCGGCATAGATCCCTCCGCGAACGAGCGCGACACCAGCCCGACCGCCGACGCCGCCGCCGACGGCGCTCGACACGTCGGGCGCCGCCCGCCGGATCCGCATACGCCGACGGCTACCCGGCACCCCGCCGCGCCCTCACCCCAGACGGACTGTCCGACATCAGCGCCCCGCACGAAGCGGCGGCATCGACATAGTCCACTGGTGGTAGTAGCGGGTTCGCCAGGGTGAGCCGCCGGCGATCAGAATCCTCATCGGCCGCGGAGTGCTCACCGTCGCTGCCGCCTCCATGGCTGCCGGCCCTACCGCGAGTACTCGGCGTTCAGTTCGACACAGGGTCGGCGTCGGTCGGGGCGGCTCCCAGATGCGGGCTTGTCAGGCCGTCAGGCATGTGCCGAGGCGCGCCAGAGGCGAAGTGCTCGGTAGCGAAGGGGCTGGGAGAGTTCGCGCGAGTCCTTCATGTCGGCCAGTACGTCCAGCAGATCCCGGGTGGGCCATCCGGCGTCCAACCAATCGAGTGCCAGGTTCGGCCAGTGCTCCCCCCAAGCGGTGAGCGCGAACCGCACGAGAGCGGGAAGCGGCGTGTCGGCAACAGGCACGTCAGAAAATGCCGCCCTGACCTCGCTCGGGGTGCGCTCCAGCAGTGGCAACAGCCACACCAGCCGGTCCACGGCCGGGTAGACCAACCCGTCGGCAGCGCCCTGGATCAGCCAGGTCCCGGCACCATCCCGCACGAGGAGCAGGCCGTTGCTGACCTTTAACGTCAGATGGGGACGATCGTCGGCAGCGCCCATGTCGAACAGCCTGTCATGCCGTGATAAGGCGCGGCATTCGAGAAGAGGGCCGGTGATGGCCGAGGCGGGTCAGAGTCGGTATTGCGTCCTGTTTCACAGCGGTCACAGCCGGATCTGCAGCCGACCGTTGCTCGCTGAGAGGCACAAACCTCCGTCACTCTCCGTACGCGTTTGGCGAGGACCTCATGTACGCACATGGCGAGATCGGTGCGTTCGTGAGATCAGCCGGCTCGCCAACCGGCCGGGTCGATACCGCCGGGCACTGGCGCCGCGCGGTCGTAGGGCTGCCGGGTAAAGATAAAGGTGCCAAGATCGAGGTGGCTGACGGCGCCAGCGGCGTCGCGTTGCACCCGCAGTCGTTCGCCGGCGAAGTAGCCGTTGATTCCCTCCCAGCCGCCGTCGTCGATGGGGCGTAGCCGTGTGCCGCGCCCGGCGGACAGCGGGGTCAACTCCAGGAAGCCATCAGCTTGCGGGCGAAGCACATAAGGGGCCGGCCCCCAGTACCACGGGCCGGCGAGATCCAGTAGCTGTGAGTCAATTGAGGGCAGCGGTCGCCACGGCGCCGGGATCCGCGGCTCCCGCTCGGCGACCGTCTGCAGGAGATCGGCGGCGAGAGTGCCGGCGGACAGGCCGGCGGTCACGTTTCCCATCACGACCGCGCCCAGAGCGTCATCGGGGCTGACCCACACGGTTGCGACGAAGCCCGGCATCGAGCCGGTGTGCCCGGACAATAGTCGGCCGTCGCGGTGCAGCAGCTGCATGCCGAGCCCGTAGCCGCTGTCTGAGTCCGTCGCCTCCGGTGGGCTCGCCGGGTTGCGCATCTGCGCGACGGTGTCCGGATGGAGCACCCGGTCATCGCCGTCGATGAGGAACGCGGCGAACCTGGCCAGGTCCGTTGCGGTCGACCACAGCTGTCCGGCGGGCGCCATCAGAGCGGTGTCCACGGCGGGCTCCGCTAGGAGCACGTCGGCCCAGGGATGCACTGCCCAGCCCGTGGCATGCGGCGCGACCGGCAGCAGGGTGGTGCGGGTCATCGCGAGTGGCTCCAGCACCTCGCGCCGTAGCACCTCGCCCCACGCCTGGCCCCGAACCCGTTGCACCAGCGCGCCGAGCAGTGCATAGCCGGGGTTGGAGTAGTGGTGGCGCTGTCCGGGCGGATGGATCTGCGGATCGCTGCCCAGCACGTCGGCCAGGTCGGGTCGTAGCGTGCCCGGGGTTCGTTCCCACCACGGGCCGGGCGCCTCAGCGATCAGCCCAGCGGTGTGCGCCAGTAGTGCACCGACCGTGGCCTGGCCCGCGGCCGTGCCGGGGAGATGGTCTGCCAGCGGGTCGGTAAGCGCGAGTCGCCCCTCGTCGCGCAGGCGCAGTACCAGCACCGCCAGGAAAGTCTTGGTGATCGAGCCGATCCGGTATTGGAGGTTGCCATCCGGCACCCTGCCGTCCACTTCTCCCCACCCGTCCACCCACACGGGACGGCCATCACGCACCACGGCAGCGACGACCGAAGGCGCCCGACCCGCTACCTGACCAGTGGCCAGCCGGTGGACCAGCGCACGTCGGGTTTCGGGTAGCAGCGGCGTCGGGATCGGTGACATGCGGGCAAACCTACCGGTGCCCGCACTGCCTCGTAACGATCTGACGCGTGTGGATCTGCCGCTGATGAGGCGTGGCGTCCGTGAGGGCGGCCAGTGATGGTGTGGTCTGGCTCATCCGCTGCGCCGTACGAAGCCGGCCACTGAGGTCGGCAGTTCATCCTGCGGCATGTGCTCGGAGCCGGGACGGACGAAGTCGAACAGGAGCACAACGCGGTCACTGGTGCCGTAGTTCCACGCCTCATGCGTGACGGTGTCGTCGAAGACGAAGGTTTCACCCTCGCGCCACTGTCGAGTCTCGTTGCCCACTCGCAGCGCGCAGTCCTGTGGCACGACGAGTCCGAGATGCGCGCGGTAAACGGTGGTAACCCATCCCTGATGTGGCTTGATGTGGGTGCCAGGAGCCATCCGAGAAAACCCAGCGGTCGTCAGGTGAGGGACCTTCGTCAACGCGGAGGCAGTGTTCGGGCATGCCTCAAGCGCCTCCTCGATCCGCTCCCCGAAGGCGACAAGTCCATAGACACTCCAGCCCTGGCCGTACATCTCGCGCTGGACCCACGGCTGGTAGGTCTCAAGCGGGAGAGCAAGGCATTCATCCCGAATGGCAGCCCACCGTGCCCGAAGGTCGGCCAGGAAGGGGAACTGCCGCTGGTCCACGAACATGGGAAACCATGATGCACGAACGTCGTGTGGTGTGGGCTACGACGCCGCTCCCTGGAGCCAAGCCGGATGAAGGCGGGGTGGTCGGCTGCCCGGCGCTTTTGGGTCTCAGCACGTCCTAACAGATCGTCTCGGGACGTGGCTGGACGATCTTGGTGTGCCTCAGGCGGTTCGTGTCGGCAGAGCTGCGGACGGTCATCGTCAGCGAAGGCGGTGGCACCACCTCCCTGAGGTAGGGCCTTCCGGTGTTGAGTCCGATACTCGAAGTGGATCGACCACGAGAGGCGCAGGGGATGGACGAGCAGGCCGGTAAGCAGGAGGGACCGTCCGCAGAGGAACTCGCAAGCCGCGCTAGGTGGCTTGATCAGTACGTCGAGGCGTTGACCCTGCGATCTGTGGTGGTTGAAGCGGGTAGCGGAACGTACGCGTGTCCATGCTGCCGGCATCCGACGCTTGAGGGGCGAGGTCAGTTCCAGATCTGCTTCGCCTGTGGCTGGGAAGACGACGGGCAGGATGACGAAGACGCTGACACGGTGCGAGGCGGCCCTAACGGTTCGCTCAGTTTGACGGAGGCACGTCGTGCCTATGCCGAACGGCCGGTCAGTCTGGCGGATGCGCGGAGTGCCTATGCCGAGCGACAAGCCCGTTGGAAGCGCAGACACCGCCGATCGGCGCCCGAAACAGGTTGACGTGCTTGGACCGCTTAGCCGGCCGCTTCCACCCTCTCGCGGCGTGTAACGCAGATCCTGATAGCGGTTTGTCAGGCAGGTCATGCGACCGGACACTGCCGCTGCCCGCGGTGTGGGAGGACTTTCTGTACCTCTTCAAGGCGGGCCGAGACGGGCCGCAAGCGTAGCCGCCTGGGCACGCGTCCGCCGCTCCGCTGGTGCTCCGACTCCGGCCACGCAACACGCCCGGCGGCTGGCGCGGAGAGCGGAAGCCCAAGGGGGCCGCCGCAGACAGTAGCGCCGAGTGTGGTTGATGTCCGTGGGCCGGCAGTCGGCCGGGGCGCGGCGGCCGTCGCACCGCCCTGCAGTGGGGCGAGTGCGGTGCGACGGCGACAAAACTTGGCCACTCCTGGCCAAACAAGGCCGGTAGGGTCGTGAATCGGGAGGTACCGCATTAAGCCGAGAGCTGGGTGAATCAGTATGGATCGGCCTGTCCTCTTCGATATCGACGGGACGTTGGTGGACTCGACTCAGGTGGTCACCACCATCTGGCGGGAAGTTGCAACCCGCTACGGGGTCGATGCCGACCCCATCTTGAAGGTCTGCCACGGCCGGCGTGACGAAGATGTCGTCCCAGAATTCTTCTCGCCCGATCTTGTAGCGTCGGTCGTGAGGGAAATAGCTGACCTTGAGCTTCTCCAGGCCGACCTTGTGGAGCCTATCCGCGGGGCCGCTTCTGTCCTGAACAGCGTTACCGAGGGCCGATGGGCCGTCGTCACCTCCGGATCCCGAGCGCTCATGACCGCACGGATGCGTGGTGCTGGGCTAAAAATCCCGACCGTCTTCGTGGCCGCCGATGACGTGAGCCAAGGGAAGCCACACCCGGAGGGATACCTGCTGGCGGCGAGTCAATTGGGCGTTGACGCAATGTCGTGTGTTGTCGTCGAGGATTCCCCTGCCGGAGTCGCCGCAGGCAAAGCCGCAGGGGCCGCTGTCGTAGCTCTTGCGGGTACCCACGCCCCTGAATCGCTGATGACCGCAGACGTCGTGATCGAAAATCTCAACGAGCTAGCCCGGGCGATCAAGTCCTTGCCAGCCTGAGCGCCCTGGTTTGCTGCTGCGACAACTTGTGGGACGAGTGACGAACTAGGTGACGACAGGTCAATGAACGTAGGTGGTTCTTCGGGGCGAAGGCGTCAGGCTCTGCCAGCCCTCCGCTGGAGTTTCCGTGCATAGATGAAGGCAGCCAGACCAAGGGTCGCCAGAGCGCCGGCGATCCATGCTGCGAACTGAAACCTCTGCTCGAAGGCCAGGGCGTCCGCGTTCTCCTGCTGGATGGCCTCGGGTGTCGGGTCCTGATCAGGCAGGGTGATTCCGTTCCAGAACGTAAGGCAGGGAAGCAGACAGGCGGCCAACATAAGAATGACCCCGAGGACCGTCAGCATGCGCGCACGGGACACCGCGACAGGCTCCCACAGCCTTGATCGTTCCGCCGCCCCGGAGGCTCCTGAAACCGGGCCGGCCGATACCCCGGTTGGGTCGGAGCGCGGTGCATGCCCGCTTCCGGGCGAGTCGACCAAGCTGGCAATCCTCAGGCAGGATGACCAGGTGGATGCTTGGCAGCCGATTGACGAACTCATTGTGCAACGGCGGAACATCGTGGCGATCAAGGCTATACGTGAGACTGACGCGTGCAGCCTCCAGCAGGCGATCGACCTCTTCGCGGAGCGGGCGGACTTTTTGAGGCGAACACGACCCAGTGAATTCGCGGGCCCTCCCGACTCAGGGCCCCCGGCAAAGTCGTCAGGTGATGCCGAGCAGTGCCAGCGGGCGGGTGCTGTCGCGGGCGTGATGTCGGTTGGCGGCGGCGATGTTGGTGGCTCCGGTCAGGCGCAGGGCACCGATCGCGGCGTTGCGTAACGCGGCCATGACCTCGGGTCCGGTGCCGGTGCGGATCTGGCTGCGGTCTTCGTCGTAGGTGACGTCGCGTACCCAGTGGATTTTGTTCTCGATTGACCAATGCCCGCGGATCCAGCTGGCCGGTTGTGCCGGTTTTGCCTGGTGGAAGCGGAGATCGGTGATGGCGTAGACGGTCTCGGCGGCGAAGCGTTTCGGCTGGTCGAGGAGCAGCGGCGCAAATCGGGTAGTCGCACGGCCACCAGACCACAGCCCAGCACAGTCAGGCTGCGACAGCGATCCTCACAGTCAGCCCAGGATCGCTCGGATGACTGCGGTGTCCCCGTCCAGTTCCAGCAGGTGTACGACCCACCCTCCCGGTTTGGGCTCGGCTCCGGGTTGGTCGCATCCGACTCGCCCACCGCCGTCGGCGCGTATCGCCACAGTGCACCCGGGGCCTGCCATGAAGCCGCCACCGCCGCCCCTGCCATTGGCGTCGGTCAGTCGCACCCTGACACCGCCATTCTCCACGGAGGACGACACCGTCCATTTGCCGAGTGGGAATTCGACCGAACCGGAGAAGGACACTTTGCAGTCGCCGTCGGCACACGCCGTGTACTTGGTGCCGCCCCCGCTCGGCGCCTCCGTCCTCTGTGCCGCTTTGGGCTCCGGTGCCGCTTCGGCCTCCCGTGACTCGTCCGCGGTGGGGGAGGAAGATGCGGAAGGTTCGGCGTCGCGGGGACTTGAGGGGGAAGCAGCGCGGGAGACGGTCGCGGTAGCGGCGGTGTCAGGGCTCGACCACGTGGCATCGGCGGACGATTCCGCCTTGGAGTTGCAGCCGGATACGGCCAAGACCAGCAGTAATGCCCCGATCGCTGTGCGTGTGGCAGAGGAAGGTCGGCAATGCTGCATGCGCGGAGTCTAGTGGCC comes from Micromonospora vinacea and encodes:
- a CDS encoding HAD-IA family hydrolase, producing MDRPVLFDIDGTLVDSTQVVTTIWREVATRYGVDADPILKVCHGRRDEDVVPEFFSPDLVASVVREIADLELLQADLVEPIRGAASVLNSVTEGRWAVVTSGSRALMTARMRGAGLKIPTVFVAADDVSQGKPHPEGYLLAASQLGVDAMSCVVVEDSPAGVAAGKAAGAAVVALAGTHAPESLMTADVVIENLNELARAIKSLPA
- a CDS encoding aspartyl/asparaginyl beta-hydroxylase domain-containing protein encodes the protein MFVDQRQFPFLADLRARWAAIRDECLALPLETYQPWVQREMYGQGWSVYGLVAFGERIEEALEACPNTASALTKVPHLTTAGFSRMAPGTHIKPHQGWVTTVYRAHLGLVVPQDCALRVGNETRQWREGETFVFDDTVTHEAWNYGTSDRVVLLFDFVRPGSEHMPQDELPTSVAGFVRRSG
- a CDS encoding PIN-like domain-containing protein, with amino-acid sequence MTKGFSTGFTHFLAPSDQTLREALTGGMVVLDTNVLLSAYRFAPKAREELLSTLEGLKERLWVPHQVGLEFHRNRLEVMADRRATYDAVLNAIAAHDATVGADLENKIKSLSNRAALIDAERDELLAQLSGVFAPLQASVRRLSNDHAPTDGENEDPILTRLQQIISDHVGDDFDAPARDDAMEEAERRIKEQVPPGFKDGDKPTKHGDYFVWRQTLDEAKKKAPQYLVLVTGDQKEDWYLKVKGKIIGARPELVEEANRVCGVQLVMMNTQSLLYHAKAYLDANVSAETIRQAGELPTDESQLEKPVKLRFRRRHLADKRDFLQAEQFYLHKKISESRARLVQLIVQFDEALTPNELNKLFFERQDLESEIEEMDRRLVHLSAQLADIEEQLEYVQGGIRSSSGDG
- a CDS encoding CPCC family cysteine-rich protein, giving the protein MDEQAGKQEGPSAEELASRARWLDQYVEALTLRSVVVEAGSGTYACPCCRHPTLEGRGQFQICFACGWEDDGQDDEDADTVRGGPNGSLSLTEARRAYAERPVSLADARSAYAERQARWKRRHRRSAPETG
- a CDS encoding serine hydrolase domain-containing protein; this translates as MSPIPTPLLPETRRALVHRLATGQVAGRAPSVVAAVVRDGRPVWVDGWGEVDGRVPDGNLQYRIGSITKTFLAVLVLRLRDEGRLALTDPLADHLPGTAAGQATVGALLAHTAGLIAEAPGPWWERTPGTLRPDLADVLGSDPQIHPPGQRHHYSNPGYALLGALVQRVRGQAWGEVLRREVLEPLAMTRTTLLPVAPHATGWAVHPWADVLLAEPAVDTALMAPAGQLWSTATDLARFAAFLIDGDDRVLHPDTVAQMRNPASPPEATDSDSGYGLGMQLLHRDGRLLSGHTGSMPGFVATVWVSPDDALGAVVMGNVTAGLSAGTLAADLLQTVAEREPRIPAPWRPLPSIDSQLLDLAGPWYWGPAPYVLRPQADGFLELTPLSAGRGTRLRPIDDGGWEGINGYFAGERLRVQRDAAGAVSHLDLGTFIFTRQPYDRAAPVPGGIDPAGWRAG
- a CDS encoding winged helix-turn-helix domain-containing protein, which translates into the protein MLPTEENHVPPRYRYEQIADDLAERIASGEFQPGSKLPSRRELIEHYGVTEPVIDRAMQVLRIKGMTETLPGVGVFVAE
- a CDS encoding flavin reductase, coding for MTTHHPIKPAWTCGGCAGDWPCPTRCQELRAEYDRAPVSLALYLAAQLVDAAQDLAHVPAGHLHYRFLGWTR